One window from the genome of Salvia miltiorrhiza cultivar Shanhuang (shh) chromosome 7, IMPLAD_Smil_shh, whole genome shotgun sequence encodes:
- the LOC130991691 gene encoding F-box/FBD/LRR-repeat protein At5g56420-like: MENSRSSDRLSELPDSLIFNIFELLPMNDVVKTTILSKRWKDLWRTVPFLNFSDSPIGYEPDTTSIQDFVNRALILWRGSKILKFMIEFRSHHRHVFDDDLNVWVRWAKERQVEEIHLSIIGWEPYQLPDCLYSCSSLKVLVLSLGDIRLWPPIDGNIKWDSLKSLTIDSDYFGLDPKFFNKALRGSPNLKVFNFTLYELYSEVGNVFIQSSSLKKLSIHKTFYQEDKELEIVTPNLETLEISGYPYRRCVLSASSSLTDVTLRFHGNESLFAESFASWEHDFGETLSQILPTIQHVERVKLSTPCIQVLERTNKQHLLSRPYFIVKDPSSRVF, encoded by the exons ATGGAAAATTCGAGATCTAGCGATCGACTCAGTGAGTTGCCCGACTCGTTAATCTTCAACATCTTTGAGTTGTTGCCGATGAATGACGTTGTTAAGACAACAATCCTCTCCAAGCGTTGGAAAGATCTTTGGAGAACCGTCCCCTTCCTTAATTTCAGTGATTCTCCGATCGGATATGAGCCAGATACTACGAGTATTCAAGATTTTGTTAATCGGGCACTAATACTGTGGAGAGGGAGCAAGATTCTGAAATTTATGATTGAGTTCAGATCACATCATCGTCACGTATTTGATGATGATTTGAATGTGTGGGTGCGTTGGGCAAAAGAGAGACAAGTCGAAGAGATACACTTAAGCATTATTGGGTGGGAACCGTACCAGTTGCCGGATTGTCTCTACTCGTGTTCATCGCTCAAAGTGTTAGTGTTGTCCCTCGGTGATATTCGCCTTTGGCCGCCTATTGATGGGAACATCAAGTGGGATAGTCTTAAGAGTTTAACGATTGATTCGGATTACTTTGGTCTCGATCCGAAATTTTTCAACAAAGCTTTGCGTGGAAGCCCTAATTTGAAAGTATTTAACTTCACTCTGTACGAACTTTATAGCGAAGTAGGAAACGTGTTTATCCAATCTAGTAGTTTGAAGAAGCTCTCGATTCACAAGACTTTTTATCAAGAAGATAAAGAGCTGGAAATCGTGACTCCGAATCTTGAAACGTTGGAAATTTCAGGATATCCATACAGAAGATGTGTGTTGAGTGCCTCCTCGTCTTTGACCGATGTAACTCTTAGATTTCATGGAAATGAGAGTTTATTTGCTGAGAGTTTTGCTTCATGGGAGCACGATTTTGGGGAAACATTGAGTCAAATTCTTCCAACCATCCAACATGTTGAAAGAGTGAAATTATCGACTCCGTGCATCCAG GTGCTAGAGCGCACGAACAAGCAACATTTGCTTTCACGCCCATATTTTATAGTTAAAGATccgagttcgagggttttttag
- the LOC130991692 gene encoding F-box/LRR-repeat protein At3g26922-like — MENSEPSRSCDRLSQLPNKLIFFIFELLPMNDVVRSTILSKRWKDLWRTAPFLNFTDYSFKYNYYRNVAKVRRLVNRALILWRGIELLKFKIDFRSRYDHVSVDLNVWVRWAKEKRVEEIHLRIKDMHESYELPECLYSCSSLKVLVLSLNCIRLSDIRGNIMWDSLKSLTIESVYFGPDSYFISQALRGSPNLEVFNLTLHDKRGSVFIQSSSLKKLSIRKTCYETDKELEIVTPNLETLEISGSPYRRCVLSASSSSLTDVTLRFQEDKSRHEQPYDVTQHLENLSLENLSLSACCENDCWETLSQILPTIQHVERVKLSAYCIQVLQRTNKQHLLSRPYFVVRDPVEFCGPVWCFDE, encoded by the exons ATGGAAAATTCGGAGCCCAGTAGATCTTGCGATCGACTCAGTCAGTTGCCCAACAAGTTAATCTTCTTCATCTTTGAGTTGTTGCCGATGAATGACGTTGTTAGGTCAACAATTCTCTCCAAGCGTTGGAAAGATCTCTGGAGAACCGCCCCCTTCCTTAATTTCACGGATTATTCtttcaaatataattattacCGAAATGTTGCGAAGGTTCGACGCTTGGTTAATCGGGCACTAATACTGTGGAGAGGGATCGAGCTTCTGAAATTCAAGATTGATTTCAGATCACGATATGACCATGTATCTGTTGATTTGAATGTGTGGGTGCGTTGGGCGAAAGAGAAACGAGTCGAAGAGATACACTTACGCATTAAGGATATGCACGAATCGTACGAGTTGCCCGAGTGTCTCTACTCGTGTTCATCGCTCAAAGTGTTGGTGTTGTCACTCAATTGTATTCGCCTTTCGGATATTCGTGGGAATATCATGTGGGACAGTCTTAAGAGTTTAACGATTGAGTCGGTTTACTTTGGTCCTGATTCGTATTTTATCAGCCAAGCTTTGCGTGGAAGCCCTAACTTGGAAGTATTTAACTTGACTCTGCACGACAAGAGAGGAAGTGTGTTTATCCAATCCAGTAGTTTGAAGAAGCTCTCAATTCGCAAGACTTGTTATGAAACGGATAAAGAGCTGGAAATCGTGACTCCGAATCTTGAAACGTTGGAAATTTCAGGGTCTCCATACAGAAGATGTGTGTTGAGTGCCTCCTCCTCGTCTTTGACTGATGTAACTCTTAGATTTCAGGAAGACAAGAGCCGGCACGAGCAACCGTACGACGTCACCCAACATCTTGAAAACCTGAGTCTTGAAAACCTGAGTTTATCGGCTTGCTGCGAGAACGACTGTTGGGAAACATTGAGTCAAATTCTTCCAACCATCCAACATGTTGAAAGAGTGAAATTATCGGCTTATTGCATCCAG GTGCTACAGCGCACGAACAAGCAACATTTGCTTTCACGCCCATATTTTGTAGTTAGAGATCCTGTTGAATTTTGCGGGCCAGTATGGTGTTTCGACGAGTAA
- the LOC130991693 gene encoding F-box/FBD/LRR-repeat protein At5g56420-like, giving the protein MKKQKSKRSKSRDRLSELPDSLIFFIFELLPMNDVVKTTILSKRWKDLWKTVPFLNFTDSSFRYDPNISSARNFVNRALILWEGIKMLKFTIDFRSRYGHYKSLLTDDLNVWVRWAKQKEVEEIHLRIKDDYEPYQLSECLYSCSSLKVLVLSLNEISLWSIPGNIKWDSLKSLTIDSLYFDFNPEFIIQALRGSPNLEVFNLTLHELESQVGSVFIQSSSLKKLSIRKPRYETDKELKIVTPNLETLEISGSPYRRCVLSDSSSLTDVTLRFQEDKSWYDSIEHENLSAASCEHDCGKTLNQILPTIRHVERLKLSSWCIQVLQRTNKQHLLSRPYFKVRNRLKFAGRRVWCFDK; this is encoded by the exons atgaaaaaacaaaaatcgaaGCGCAGTAAATCTCGCGATCGACTCAGTGAGTTGCCCGACTCGTTAATCTTCTTCATCTTTGAGTTGTTGCCGATGAATGACGTTGTTAAGACAACAATCCTCTCCAAGCGTTGGAAAGATCTCTGGAAAACCGTCCCCTTCCTTAATTTCACGGATTCTTCGTTCCGATACGACCCAAATATTTCGAGTGCCCGAAACTTTGTTAATCGGGCACTAATACTGTGGGAAGGGATCAAGATGCTGAAATTCACGATTGATTTCAGATCACGATATGGCCATTACAAAAGTTTACTTACTGATGATTTGAATGTGTGGGTGCGTTGGGCAAAACAGAAAGAAGTCGAAGAGATACACTTACGCATTAAGGATGATTATGAACCGTACCAGTTGTCGGAGTGTCTCTACTCGTGTTCATCGCTCAAAGTGTTAGTGTTGTCGCTCAATGAAATTAGCCTTTGGAGTATTCCTGGGAATATCAAGTGGGATAGTCTCAAGAGTTTAACGATTGATTCGCTTTACTTTGATTTCAATCCGGAATTTATCATCCAAGCTTTGCGTGGAAGCCCTAACTTGGAAGTATTTAACTTGACTCTGCACGAACTAGAAAGCCAAGTAGGAAGCGTGTTTATCCAATCCAGTAGTTTGAAGAAGCTCTCGATTCGCAAGCCTCGTTATGAAACAGATAAAGAGCTGAAAATTGTGACTCCGAATCTTGAAACGTTGGAAATTTCAGGGTCTCCGTACAGAAGATGTGTGTTGAGTGACTCCTCGTCTTTGACCGATGTAACTCTTAGATTTCAGGAAGACAAGAGCTGGTATGACAGCATCGAACATGAGAATTTATCTGCTGCTTCGTGCGAACACGATTGTGGGAAAACGTTGAATCAAATTCTTCCAACCATCCGACATGTTGAAAGACTGAAATTATCGTCTTGGTGCATCCAG GTGCTACAGCGCACGAACAAGCAACATTTGCTTTCACGCCCATATTTTAAAGTTAGAAATCGTCTGAAATTTGCGGGCCGGCGAGTATGGTGTTTCGACAAGTAA
- the LOC130991694 gene encoding F-box protein At5g03100-like, with the protein MKIQKSKRSGSRDRLSELPDSLIFNIFELLPMNDVVKTTILSKRWKDLWTTVPFLNFTDSSFRYDPDISSARNFVNRALILWKGIKILKFTIDFRSRYGHYTSLLTDDLNVWVRWAKQKEVEEIHLRIKDDYEPYQLSECLYSCSSLKVLVLSLNEISLWSIPGNIKCDRLKSLTIDSLYCDFNQKFISQALRGSPKLEVFNLTLHERGSVFIQSSSLKKLSIRKPRYETDKELKIVTPNLETLEILGSPYRRCVLSGSSSLTDVTLRFQEHKSWYNSIEHENLSAASCEHDCGETLSQILPSIRHVEKLKLSPWCIEVLERTNKQHLLLRPYFIVREPLKFAGRRVSCFDDRVKRIMPSSRPSHS; encoded by the exons atgaaaatacaaaaatcgAAGCGCAGTGGATCTCGCGATCGACTCAGTGAGTTGCCCGACTCGTTAATCTTCAACATCTTTGAGTTGTTGCCGATGAATGACGTTGTTAAGACTACAATCCTCTCCAAGCGTTGGAAAGATCTCTGGACAACCGTCCCCTTCCTTAATTTCACGGATTCTTCGTTCCGATATGACCCAGATATTTCGAGTGCCCGAAACTTTGTTAATCGGGCACTAATACTGTGGAAAGGGATTAAGATTCTGAAATTCACGATTGATTTCAGATCACGATATGGCCATTACACAAGTTTACTTACTGATGATTTGAATGTGTGGGTGCGTTGGGCAAAACAGAAAGAAGTCGAAGAGATACACTTACGCATTAAGGATGATTATGAACCGTACCAGTTGTCGGAGTGTCTCTACTCGTGTTCATCGCTCAAAGTGTTAGTGTTGTCGCTCAATGAAATTAGCCTTTGGAGTATTCCTGGGAATATCAAGTGTGATAGGCTCAAGAGTTTAACGATTGATTCGCTTTACTGTGATTTCAATCAGAAATTTATCAGCCAAGCTTTGCGTGGAAGCCCTAAGTTGGAAGTATTTAACTTGACTCTGCACGAAAGAGGAAGCGTGTTTATCCAATCCAGTAGCTTGAAGAAGCTCTCGATTCGCAAGCCTCGTTATGAAACAGATAAAGAGCTGAAAATTGTGACTCCGAATCTTGAAACGTTGGAAATTTTAGGGTCTCCATACAGAAGATGTGTGTTGAGTGGCTCCTCGTCTTTGACCGATGTAACTCTTAGATTTCAGGAACACAAGAGCTGGTATAACAGCATCGAACATGAGAATTTATCTGCTGCTTCGTGCGAGCACGATTGTGGGGAAACGTTGAGTCAAATTCTTCCCTCAATCCGACATGTTGAAAAACTGAAATTATCGCCTTGGTGCATCGAG GTGCTAGAGCGCACGAACAAGCAACATTTGCTTTTACGCCCATATTTTATAGTTAGAGAGCCTCTGAAATTTGCGGGCCGGCGAGTATCGTGTTTCGACGATCGAGTAAAACGAATCATGCCATCTTCACGCCCATCGCATTCTTAA
- the LOC130991695 gene encoding F-box/LRR-repeat protein At3g26922-like produces MEKSKRSGFRDRLSELPDSLIFNIFELLPMNDVIKTTILSKHWQNLWTTVPFLKFTDSSFEDDRPDAEIVRYFVNRALQLWRGIKILKFTIDFRHIYYGRHVFDDVFDDDWNVWVSWAKEKEVEEMHLRKPYKLHECLYSCSSLKVLVLSLGDIRLWPPIDGNIKWDSLKSLTIDSHYFGLDPEFISQALHGSPNLEVFNLSLGVFNLFTYPSGIESESKSVCIQSKSLKKLSIRKTWYETDKELEIVTPNLETLEISGYPYRRCVLSASSSLTDVTLRFLEHHPDWKSDESVHLYFCCEDDCEETLSKILPAIQHVERVKLSTWCIQVLESTNKHHLLSRPYFEVRD; encoded by the exons ATGGAAAAATCGAAGCGCAGTGGATTTCGCGATCGACTCAGTGAGTTGCCCGACTCGTTAATCTTCAACATCTTTGAGTTGTTGCCGATGAATGACGTTATTAAGACAACAATCCTCTCGAAGCATTGGCAAAATCTCTGGACAACAGTCCCCTTCCTTAAATTCACGGATTCTTCATTCGAAGATGATCGCCCAGATGCTGAGATAGTCCGATACTTCGTGAATCGGGCACTACAACTGTGGAGGGGGATCAAGATTCTGAAGTTCACGATTGATTTCAGACACATTTATTATGGTCGACACGTATTTGATGATGTATTTGATGATGATTGGAATGTGTGGGTGAGTTGGGCAAAAGAGAAAGAAGTCGAAGAGATGCACTTGCGCAAACCGTACAAGTTGCACGAGTGTCTCTACTCGTGTTCATCGCTCAAAGTGTTAGTGTTGTCCCTCGGTGATATTCGCCTTTGGCCGCCTATTGATGGGAACATCAAGTGGGATAGCCTTAAGAGTTTAACGATTGATTCGCATTACTTTGGCCTCGATCCGGAATTTATTAGCCAAGCTTTGCATGGAAGCCCTAATTTGGAAGTATTTAACTTGTCTTTGGGAGTATTTAACTTGTTTACGTACCCAAGTGGCATCGAAAGTGAAAGCAAAAGTGTGTGTATCCAATCTAAGAGTTTGAAGAAGCTCTCGATTCGCAAGACTTGGTATGAAACAGATAAAGAGCTGGAAATCGTGACTCCGAATCTTGAAACGTTGGAAATTTCAGGATATCCATACAGAAGATGTGTGTTGAGTGCCTCCTCGTCTTTGACCGATGTAACTCTTAGATTTCTTGAGCATCATCCGGACTGGAAGAGCGACGAAAGCGTGCATTTATATTTTTGCTGCGAAGATGACTGTGAGGAAACATTGAGTAAAATTCTTCCAGCCATCCAGCATGTTGAGAGAGTGAAATTATCAACTTGGTGCATCCAG GTGCTAGAAAGCACGAACAAGCATCATTTGCTTTCACGCCCATATTTTGAAGTTAGAGATTGA